One genomic segment of Epinephelus fuscoguttatus linkage group LG19, E.fuscoguttatus.final_Chr_v1 includes these proteins:
- the LOC125880125 gene encoding testis-expressed protein 2-like: MEESKLIFSLDGHDEGPTVVFSKDKTQDRMSQPVLSLGMDLDLSLGHGSQPSLLPHSPSSPGSLADLSASSADLLITTNLVKSSSTDLEPRESSSLRGKPLLSLVKSLSTEISRRVEPEVNLSKSDSKLHLHPWKQLTHPKIPEARPEAGGLIEDDDWESSLSCVPAAEPRGSSLIAELEDTRRKFSEAMQDPLSMLSKIMGDESSGSPKQGRASGAGDSPSSQGSCGRDGASDDADLKCRRRADVEHRGVCDTTLRRLQRGSLTKPSASPERSDSHLEIRTYGDMIQVVELQNGSKGTHHRTYTQSRVTVPGSSLPLHWLFPVGLLAYGFFVLPLPSYVTGLSMGVACGFILGLVVVFMFAPRRSSARGNKGSRKSRTLNMDLLDGGLADQEILEGWMNETHSYDPETFHPSVTHSVYATLEGSWLRLAYPRANIPRWAAFDEAHHEAVFLRSRTYQLANCKVSLLPPGLARKRIWNKKYPICITLAEGEVGEESLVEGQEEEERAERHIVTNHQLPVTLYLFGRTGREKEEWFQHFLSVSRAAVKSSVSGEDNAEPPCGADAAKESTEELHDLPGATKTRSLLEYSTYMTQLIGLQSCNPTPSPCHSDKGSPTTHKKIHTEEHGSGGQAAAESSASSGAEGCSAESQPTWVNSLVGRIFWDFLREKYWTDQVAHKIQKKLSKIKLPYFMNELTLADLDMGTCLPQVLSTSKPTLDRRGLWLELEVVYTGCLQMTLETKMNLCKLGKEGEDEAHSILETQQVGSKPRLCILADSDEESSSAGSSDEEEVPISEQQGSLGDKSTAVAAEGHTGGSTSRKILRFVDKIAKSKYFQKATENEYIKKKIAEVSNMPLMLSVEVLELSGTLAINIPPPPTDRIWYSFQVPPRLDLHVRPTLGEREVTFTHVTEWIEKKLQCEFQKVLVMPNMDDLYLPLMSSGLENPPTSHQSSIHSSSHQSSMESQDYLSE, encoded by the exons ATGGAAGAGAGCAAGCTCATCTTCAGCCTGGACGGCCACGATGAAGGTCCCACTGTGGTGTTTTccaaagacaaaacacaagacaGGATGAGCCAGCCTGTTCTCAGCCTGGGGATGGATTTGGACCTGAGCCTAGGCCACGGCTCCCAGCCCTCCTTGCTGCCTCACTCCCCCTCATCCCCGGGCTCTTTAGCTGATCTATCAGCATCATCAGCAGATCTGCTCATCACCACCAACCTGGTCAAATCTTCCTCCACGGATCTGGAGCCGAGGGAGAGCAGCTCCCTGCGAGGCAAACCTCTCCTCAGCTTGGTCAAGTCTCTGAGCACCGAGATTTCCCGCCGGGTCGAGCCAGAGGTCAACCTCTCCAAGTCAGACTCCAAGCTGCATTTGCATCCTTGGAAGCAGCTTACCCATCCAAAAATCCCAGAGGCTAGGCCTGAAGCAGGAGGGCTGATTGAAGATGATGACTGGGAATCATCTCTTTCATGTGTGCCTGCCGCTGAGCCCCGGGGCAGCTCACTGATCGCTGAGCTGGAGGATACACGGAGGAAATTCTCCGAAGCCATGCAGGATCCTCTGAGCATGCTGAGTAAGATCATGGGGGACGAAAGCTCCGGCAGCCCAAAGCAGGGTAGGGCTTCTGGTGCCGGAGACTCGCCGTCCTCTCAAGGCAGCTGTGGAAGAGATGGCGCGAGTGACGATGCGGACCTTAAGTGCCGGAGGAGAGCTGACGTTGAGCACAGAGGTGTTTGTGACACAACTCTGAGAAGACTCCAAAGAGGCTCCTTAACAAAACCCTCTGCCTCCCCAGAGCGCAGTGACAGCCATTTAGAAATCCGCACTTACGGAGATATGATCCAGGTGGTGGAGCTCCAGAATGGATCCAAAGGGACACATCACAGAACTTACACCCAGTCTCGAGTCACAGTGCCGGGCTCATCGCTGCCTCTTCACTGGCTCTTCCCTGTGGGTCTTCTAGCTTATGGTTTCTTTGTGTTGCCCCTGCCCTCCTATGTGACAGGTCTGTCCATGGGGGTTGCATGTGGCTTTATTTTGGGCCTGGTGGTAGTGTTCATGTTTGCCCCACGACGCTCATCAGCCAGAGGCAACAAGGGATCTCGGAAATCCAGAACCCTGAATATGGATCTACTGGATGGAGGGCTCGCAGATCAAGAAATCCTCGAG GGCTGGATGAATGAGACACACAGCTACGACCCAGAGACTTTCCACCCCTCTGTCACACACTCTGTCTATGCCACCCTGGAGGGAAGCTGGCTGCGCCTGGCATACCCACGTGCCAACATCCCCCGATGGGCGGCATTCGATGAGGCGCACCACGAGGCCGTGTTCTTGCGTTCACGCACATACCAGCTGGCAAACTGTAAG GTGTCTCTGTTGCCGCCTGGTTTGGCTCGTAAGAGGATCTGGAACAAGAAGTACCCCATCTGCATCACTCTAGCTGAGGGGGAGGTAGGGGAGGAGAGTCTGGTTGAagggcaggaggaggaagaaagggCAGAGAGACACATTGTCACGAACCATCAGCTTCCTGTCACCCTGTACCTGTTTGGTCGCACaggcagagagaaggaggagtgGTTCCAGCATTTCCTTTCTGTCTCCCGGGCTGCAGTCAAGAGCAGTGTGAGCGGGGAGGACAATGCAG AACCACCGTGTGGTGCAGACGCTGCTAAAGAAAGCACAGAGGAGCTGCACGACTTGCCGGGAGCTACAAAAACAAGATCGCTGCTGGAGTACAGCACCTACATGACTCAACTGATTGGCTTGCAGAGCTGCAATCCCACTCCCAGCCCCTGCCACAGTGACAAGGGCAGCCCCACAACCCACAAGAAG ATTCACACTGAAGAGCATGGATCTGGAGGTCAAGCTGCAGCTGAGTCCAGTGCTAGTTCAGGGGCAGAGGGATGCTCTGCAGAGAGCCAGCCCACCTGGGTGAACTCCCTGGTGGGACGGATCTTCTGGGACTTTCTGCGGGAGAAGTACTGGACCGATCAGGTGGCGCACAAGATCCAGAAGAAACTAAGCAAGATCAAG TTGCCGTACTTCATGAATGAGCTGACTCTGGCAGATCTCGACATGGGCACTTGTCTACCTCAAGTTCTCAGCACATCCAAGCCTACACTGGACCGCAGAG GCCTGTGGCTGGAGCTGGAGGTGGTGTACACAGGCTGTCTTCAGATGACCCTGGAGACGAAGATGAACCTGTGTAAACTGGGTAAAGAAGGAGAGGACGAGGCTCACAGCATACTAGAGACCCAGCAAGTAGG ctcTAAGCCCAGGCTGTGCATACTGGCTGATAGTGACGAGGAGTCATCCAGCGCAGGCTCGTCTGATGAAGAGGAAGTCCCCATCTCTGAGCAGCAGGGGTCTCTGGGAGATAAGAGCACAGCTGTAGCAGCAGAAGG GCACACTGGTGGCAGCACAAGCAGGAAGATCTTGAGATTTGTGGACAAAATAGCAAAGTCCAAGTACTTCCAGAAAGCCACTGAGAACGAGTACATCAAGAAGAAGATAGCAGAGGTGTCCAACATGCCTCTGATGCTCAGCGTGGAGGTGCTGGAGCTCTCTGGCACTCTGGCCATCAACATCCCACCTCCCCCTACTGACAGAATATG GTACAGTTTCCAGGTGCCTCCCAGGTTAGACCTTCATGTGCGACCCACGCTCGGGGAGAGGGAGGTCACCTTCACTCATGTCACTGAGTGGATTGAGAAAAAACTGCAGTGCGAGTTCCAG AAAGTGCTTGTGATGCCCAATATGGACGATCTTTATCTGCCCCTGATGTCGTCCGGCCTGGAAAACCCACCTACATCCCATCAATCCTCAATCCATTCCTCGTCCCACCAATCCTCCATGGAGTCCCAGGACTACCTGTCAGAGTAG